The genomic region GTGAGAGATGCATCTTTAATTTTCTTAGGCAGACCCTTGGAAAAGTTAGGATAGCCAAGACATAACCAAAGCACCTTGAAGTCTTTTTTGCTGAGTGTAAACAGGTTGAACTCAAGGAAGTCCACGGCGTTATCAATATAAAATCGAAGTTTCTCAAAATTAGAGATGATGACGTAGTGGGCATCACGTTGATTGTTTTTATATCCAAATGCCTGATCTTGCACTTTGGAAAGATCGGTGGTTTCGGTGCCCTTCAGCTCAATCACACCGCGGACTTTATCGCCGTCCAGCAGCGCCCCGTCTGCTTTTTTAGAATCCGTGAGATTCTTTTTTTCTGCTACCAGATTATAATCTGGGGCCGGTTTCATGGTATATCCAAGTACATTAACAAATAAATGCTCTAGAAATCCTCCTTGGTATTCCTCTTCTTTGGAATTACGAATGTTCTCCTGTATCTCGGCATTGTGGAAGTGTGCCGTAAATTTCCCCCAGGCTTCCTCCACCTTTTGTTCATCAACCCCGGAAAGATATTTATTCAGTACCGCGTTTTGGAATAATGGCATAAACGAAAAACCTACTTCTTATCTAAATCAATTTAATATCAACGGATTATAGGGAAAGCGAGTGTGATGTGAAAGAAAAGTGTTTAGAAAGTCTTTTTAAAGACATGCGCATCAATCGTTCAATTCATGAGCATCATTCCACTGATCGATGCGCATCGGTTGGGCAAAACATGAGCATCAGTTTTGCGGGTGTTATTTATATAAAATAGAAACGTACCGGCAATTAGCCGGTACGTTTTAATGTTTAGGCGGATGCTTTTTCGTAACTCAAGTTTTTCAGCATCTCATCAAACTTATTACCCGGCCTAAACAGGATCCTCGCATCTGTGATATGGCTGCTGTCTACTTCTTCAGCCGTAACACTTCCTTCACTGCTGATACTAACCCGAAAACTGCCCAAATCGCCGATATTTACGATGTTTCCATCGCTCAGCATTTCGGGAACAATATCGATAATGGCATACAGTACCGCACGGATATCTGCTCCGCTTACCGTACTGATTTTCTCGATTCGATCGGTCAATTCTTCAATCCCTTTCGAACCTTTACTTATTGCGGAAGCATAAAACTTCCTGTTTCCGCCGCCCTCTACGCCGGGCTCCGCTCGTTCTATTACATTAAAATTAACAGGCATGTTGTTTCTGTTTTGTTAATGTTTATAAGTCATATTTATAATGACTTAAACAGTTAGAGCGATTTAAAAGGGATTCCTTACAAACTTTTTTAAAAAAATCACGAAAACTCTCATCACGGGGGCAAGTTTTCCTTACAAAAACGAAATTTTTTTGTAAGGATTTGGTTTCAAACTGCTCTTACAGGTATACCTACTAACAAAAACAGGGGAATTATGGGGTTTAAATTTGGGAATACCAGTAAAACAAAACTAGAAACCTGCCACGAAGATCTACAGAAAGTACTTCAGTTGGCCATATCACGTTCGCGTATTGATTTCGGTGTATCAGAGGGACATCGCAGTCTGGAACGACAGAAGCAGTTATTTAACGAAGGCCGCTCCAAAATTGACGGCATCCAGAAAAAAGGTAAACACAATTACAATCCTTCAATGGCAGCAGATATTTATATCTATCATCCTGACCCGGACACACGCAGTAAACTGGCG from Gracilimonas sp. harbors:
- a CDS encoding HU family DNA-binding protein — protein: MPVNFNVIERAEPGVEGGGNRKFYASAISKGSKGIEELTDRIEKISTVSGADIRAVLYAIIDIVPEMLSDGNIVNIGDLGSFRVSISSEGSVTAEEVDSSHITDARILFRPGNKFDEMLKNLSYEKASA